A part of Miscanthus floridulus cultivar M001 chromosome 6, ASM1932011v1, whole genome shotgun sequence genomic DNA contains:
- the LOC136457705 gene encoding non-classical arabinogalactan protein 30-like, protein MTAFLPIAVLLSLLVTGATAGGYGSQTPSPSTPAPYTPTPATPAPTPTPAPYTPQPATPKPAPAAHGYDDKKLVVVRVEGLVVCQSCAKRGSQSLDGAAPLPGANVTVTCRDRKNRVMAYRRRVADDNGYFHAEFGVQRADGYLDKDPRGACFVRLLSSPDPKCNIITNIHGGLEGAPLRDEGKQWIDGRGFRNVVYAAGPLAFRSRECAPTRHY, encoded by the coding sequence ATGACGGCATTCCTCCCCATCGCCGTCCTCCTGTCCCTCCTCGTCACCGGCGCCACGGCCGGCGGCTACGGCAGTCAGACACCTAGCCCCTCGACACCGGCGCCCTACACCCCGACGCCCGCCACGCcagcgccgacgccgacgcccgcgCCCTACACCCCGCAGCCCGCCACGCCCAAGCCGGCGCCGGCCGCGCACGGCTACGACGACAAGAAGCTGGTGGTGGTGCGTGTGGAGGGCCTGGTGGTGTGCCAGAGCTGCGCGAAGCGGGGCTCGCAGAGCCTGGACGGCGCGGCGCCGCTGCCAGGGGCCAATGTGACCGTCACCTGCCGCGACAGGAAGAACCGCGTCATGGCGTACCGGCGGCGCGTCGCCGACGACAACGGCTACTTCCACGCCGAGTTCGGCGTCCAGCGCGCCGACGGCTACTTGGACAAGGACCCCCGCGGGGCCTGCTTCGTGCGCCTGCTCTCGTCGCCCGACCCCAAATGCAACATCATCACCAACATCCACGGCGGCTTGGAGGGCGCGCCGCTCCGCGACGAGGGCAAGCAGTGGATCGACGGCCGTGGCTTCAGGAACGTCGTCTACGCCGCCGGCCCGCTCGCGTTCAGGTCGAGGGAGTGCGCGCCCACGCGCCACTACTGA